The Dethiosulfovibrio peptidovorans genome has a window encoding:
- a CDS encoding acetyl-CoA C-acyltransferase, with protein MGDKKPVILSACRTAGGKFGGGFKSLEASDLGAIAIREAVSRSQVAPEDLGEVIMGNAWQAGVGTNPARIAEYKAGLPDNIPAFSINKRCGSGLKAAMLVADRVRLGDISAGVAGGMESASNVPYILPEARWGYRMGEKSALDLLHKDGFFCPFCEMLMGATGEVLAEEGAISRQVQDEYALESHRKAVWAIENGWFKDEIVDVIVKDRKRGELVINQDEIPRSDTSLEKLAKLPTVFKKDGTISAGSSSALCDAASASVVADGDWAKANGHKPMAEIVSYAVGALDALHMGLGPTVAMPLALKKAGMNLEDMDIIEINEAFAAQILACHKKMPFDLAKLNPCGGAIALGHPSGATGMKILTTLLYSLKRMDRELGIVSACIGGGQGVAMVVRRLT; from the coding sequence ATGGGCGATAAAAAACCCGTCATTCTCAGTGCCTGCCGAACGGCGGGCGGTAAGTTCGGGGGAGGCTTCAAGTCCTTGGAGGCCTCTGATCTAGGAGCTATTGCCATTCGTGAGGCCGTCTCCCGCTCACAGGTTGCCCCTGAGGATCTCGGCGAGGTAATTATGGGAAACGCCTGGCAAGCGGGAGTCGGTACGAACCCAGCTCGTATCGCCGAATACAAAGCCGGGCTTCCAGACAATATCCCGGCCTTCAGTATCAACAAACGCTGCGGTTCTGGACTGAAGGCCGCTATGTTGGTCGCAGACAGGGTGCGTCTGGGCGATATCTCAGCCGGAGTCGCAGGGGGAATGGAAAGCGCCTCAAATGTCCCTTATATCCTTCCCGAAGCCCGCTGGGGTTACCGTATGGGAGAAAAATCCGCATTGGATCTCCTCCATAAAGACGGATTTTTCTGCCCTTTCTGCGAGATGCTGATGGGCGCCACCGGAGAGGTGCTGGCGGAGGAAGGGGCCATCTCCCGTCAAGTTCAGGATGAATATGCCCTGGAGAGTCACAGAAAGGCCGTTTGGGCCATAGAAAACGGCTGGTTCAAGGACGAGATCGTAGATGTGATCGTCAAGGACAGGAAACGTGGGGAACTGGTGATCAACCAGGACGAAATCCCCCGCTCGGACACCAGTTTGGAGAAGCTCGCCAAACTGCCCACAGTATTCAAAAAAGACGGCACCATCTCGGCCGGTTCCAGCTCTGCCCTCTGCGATGCAGCGAGCGCGTCCGTGGTCGCAGATGGAGATTGGGCCAAGGCCAACGGGCACAAACCCATGGCTGAGATTGTGAGCTACGCCGTCGGAGCTCTGGACGCGCTGCATATGGGGCTTGGGCCCACGGTCGCCATGCCTCTGGCTCTGAAAAAGGCGGGAATGAACCTTGAGGATATGGATATCATCGAGATCAATGAGGCCTTCGCCGCCCAGATTCTGGCCTGTCATAAAAAAATGCCCTTTGATTTGGCAAAATTGAACCCCTGTGGAGGGGCTATCGCTTTGGGGCATCCATCTGGAGCTACCGGGATGAAAATATTGACTACCCTGCTCTATTCCCTCAAACGCATGGACAGGGAGCTCGGTATCGTCAGCGCTTGTATCGGTGGTGGTCAGGGCGTGGCCATGGTTGTCAGGAGACTCACCTGA
- a CDS encoding succinyl-CoA--3-ketoacid-CoA transferase, whose translation MLPELNEKLMRCRIARRIALDLENGNIVNLGIGIPTLVSDYLPEGVSLLLQSENGALGAGPKPAENDWRFMGAGGSCLTLIAGGAFVSSDMSFGMIRGGHLDATVLGALEVDQEGNLANWWIPGKKIPGMGGAMDLVSGVKKVYVATFHFNRKKQSKLLKQCKLPLTAVNAVDVIVTEFAVIRRLEGRMTLCEIAPEITAEELIEHTEMELNLADPIVTMLGVEDEKKEDE comes from the coding sequence ATGCTTCCCGAACTTAACGAGAAACTTATGCGATGCAGGATCGCACGCCGTATCGCGCTTGACCTTGAGAACGGTAACATTGTCAATTTGGGAATCGGGATTCCAACCTTGGTCTCCGACTACCTGCCCGAGGGGGTTTCATTGCTGCTTCAGTCCGAGAATGGCGCCCTCGGAGCAGGGCCCAAGCCAGCGGAAAACGACTGGCGTTTCATGGGAGCCGGGGGGAGTTGCCTAACCCTCATTGCCGGTGGTGCCTTTGTCTCGAGTGACATGAGCTTCGGCATGATCCGGGGCGGGCACTTGGATGCCACTGTTCTAGGTGCTTTGGAGGTAGATCAGGAGGGTAATCTCGCCAACTGGTGGATTCCTGGAAAGAAGATCCCCGGAATGGGAGGAGCTATGGACCTCGTCTCCGGAGTCAAAAAAGTCTATGTCGCAACTTTTCACTTCAACAGAAAAAAACAATCCAAACTTCTGAAACAATGCAAACTGCCTCTGACTGCTGTCAACGCAGTGGACGTAATCGTTACCGAGTTTGCTGTGATTCGGAGGCTAGAGGGCAGAATGACGCTCTGCGAGATCGCACCAGAGATAACAGCAGAAGAGCTCATCGAACATACGGAGATGGAACTGAATCTGGCAGACCCCATTGTCACAATGCTTGGGGTCGAAGACGAAAAGAAGGAGGATGAATAG
- a CDS encoding TRAP transporter substrate-binding protein, which translates to MRKSFYIVGIATMIFVLASVSAGAVEFVTIGSGGVGGTYYPLGGSMAEVLSKADIGVKANSRSTAASKENCRLVASGKAEIGMSTGSTLWQAYNGVEVFEKDGKLPLRILMNMYPAPHHLVTTTKTGITKFEDIKGKKVSLGAPGGGDQILTLLILKAAGIDPEKDLNKQQLTQPEGATALKDGHIDAVFWNFAAPGSAVLEVAAVRDVVIVPFPQELVDKVIKDNPMLQTYTIKAGTYPKQDQDILTVADANFLVVHEKMSESLAYNLLKTLLDNKDVFMKVTPHASHFVPSEASIGIIPFADGAVKYFKEQGIEVK; encoded by the coding sequence ATGAGGAAAAGTTTTTATATCGTAGGGATAGCAACAATGATTTTTGTCCTTGCGTCAGTATCAGCAGGAGCCGTTGAGTTTGTGACAATCGGATCGGGGGGAGTGGGAGGCACCTATTACCCACTGGGTGGCTCCATGGCAGAGGTGCTCAGCAAGGCGGATATTGGAGTCAAGGCGAACTCCCGTTCCACAGCAGCATCTAAGGAGAACTGCCGCTTGGTCGCTTCCGGCAAGGCAGAGATCGGTATGAGCACGGGGTCTACCCTTTGGCAGGCCTACAACGGGGTTGAGGTATTCGAGAAGGACGGCAAGCTGCCTTTGAGGATCCTGATGAATATGTACCCCGCGCCTCATCACCTGGTCACCACCACAAAGACCGGAATTACAAAGTTCGAAGACATCAAGGGTAAAAAGGTCTCTCTCGGAGCACCCGGCGGTGGCGATCAGATCCTCACCCTCCTGATTCTCAAGGCTGCTGGCATAGATCCTGAGAAGGACCTTAATAAACAACAGCTGACCCAGCCTGAGGGTGCAACCGCTCTGAAGGACGGGCACATTGACGCAGTGTTCTGGAACTTCGCTGCACCGGGATCCGCCGTTCTTGAGGTCGCAGCAGTCCGCGATGTCGTTATCGTCCCATTTCCTCAGGAGTTGGTCGACAAGGTCATAAAGGATAACCCCATGCTGCAGACCTATACGATCAAGGCCGGCACCTATCCCAAACAGGATCAGGATATCCTGACTGTTGCCGACGCAAACTTCTTAGTCGTGCACGAGAAGATGAGCGAGAGCCTCGCTTATAACCTATTGAAAACCCTTCTAGATAACAAGGATGTTTTCATGAAGGTGACACCCCATGCATCCCACTTTGTGCCTTCTGAGGCAAGCATCGGGATCATACCATTCGCCGATGGTGCCGTGAAATACTTCAAAGAACAGGGTATCGAGGTAAAATAG
- the mce gene encoding methylmalonyl-CoA epimerase, whose translation MSPTIIDHIGIAVKSIDEALKFWEGTLGVRCTKVETVADQKVNTAFLPLKDSEVELLEATTEDSLLAKYIARKGEGIHHIALRVNNLEAVLTELKEKGVRLIDEKPRKGAGGAMIAFIHPAATGGVLLELSQR comes from the coding sequence ATGAGCCCAACGATTATCGATCATATAGGGATCGCTGTGAAAAGTATTGATGAAGCTTTGAAGTTCTGGGAGGGCACGTTGGGTGTTCGTTGCACAAAGGTTGAGACGGTCGCAGATCAGAAGGTGAATACAGCTTTCCTCCCATTAAAAGACTCAGAAGTAGAGCTCTTAGAGGCGACAACGGAGGACAGCCTTTTAGCAAAGTATATCGCCAGAAAGGGTGAGGGAATTCACCATATTGCACTTCGTGTGAATAACCTGGAGGCCGTCCTTACCGAATTAAAGGAGAAAGGCGTGCGTCTTATTGATGAGAAGCCTCGCAAAGGTGCGGGCGGAGCCATGATTGCCTTTATCCATCCGGCAGCAACAGGGGGGGTCTTGCTAGAGCTTTCTCAGCGTTAA
- a CDS encoding branched-chain amino acid dehydrogenase, with the protein MAKKWIKPVLSAAEAVAPIREGASVMVGGFNYGGIPYTLVDALVEQGTKDLHLICNDTVYGEDHAPGGIGHGKLVVAGQTRKVTASHIGLNRQTQDLFNEGKLELELVPQGSFVERIRCGGFGIGGFLTPTGVGTKHEEGKQTLELDGKKYILELPLKADVALVRGFQADRAGNLTYFGTNRNFNPVMATAAKYVVAEVDAILPIGEIDPNNIVTPGIFIDVLVMKGDGYYASRT; encoded by the coding sequence ATGGCTAAAAAATGGATCAAGCCCGTTCTTTCGGCCGCAGAGGCGGTGGCTCCCATCAGAGAGGGAGCCTCGGTGATGGTCGGCGGCTTCAACTACGGAGGAATCCCCTATACCCTCGTGGACGCCCTTGTCGAACAGGGCACAAAGGACCTTCATCTCATCTGCAACGACACTGTCTATGGAGAAGACCATGCCCCTGGTGGGATTGGGCACGGGAAACTTGTCGTGGCCGGTCAGACACGCAAGGTGACGGCCTCGCACATCGGGTTGAACAGGCAAACCCAGGATTTATTTAACGAGGGCAAACTGGAACTGGAGCTCGTTCCTCAGGGAAGCTTCGTGGAGCGCATTCGCTGCGGCGGATTTGGAATCGGCGGCTTCCTGACCCCCACGGGGGTCGGAACCAAGCACGAGGAGGGCAAACAGACTCTTGAGCTGGACGGGAAAAAATATATTTTAGAGCTCCCCCTCAAGGCGGACGTCGCCCTCGTTCGGGGCTTTCAGGCGGACAGGGCAGGCAACCTGACATACTTCGGCACCAACCGAAACTTCAATCCCGTCATGGCCACAGCGGCTAAATACGTCGTTGCGGAAGTAGACGCCATTCTGCCCATAGGAGAGATCGACCCTAACAACATAGTTACACCGGGAATATTCATCGACGTCCTCGTTATGAAAGGAGACGGCTACTATGCTTCCCGAACTTAA
- a CDS encoding aspartate aminotransferase family protein: MPRAKKPTRRALIPRTYLENFKTAVRGEGIYLYDQEGKKYIDGCSGALLSSIGHGNREIADAVYKQMTTLEFAHSSRWKTEASEEAARELTSLAPGDLNHAWFGSGGSEAVECAMKLARNYFIERDGPGTAKSVFIARWNSYHGSTLSTMALGGNMIRRRPYSPLFKECPKIETPYIYRSEIRDRSEHEQAVYYSQLLEREIRRIGSQYVAAFIAEPVVGSSISASVPPEGYWQMLREICSRYDVLLIADEIMSGMGRTGKPFCVQHWDVVPDIMTSAKALSGGYSPVGAAIASDKIIDTILAGSGVFGHGHTYNANPSTAAAVVATIRYMKKNNVFDNCAARGKELNEYLNKMLDIPIVGDVRGKGLIWGIELVQNKESQDPFDPARKAAALVTAECFERGLIVYPSTGQIDGLAGDQFLLAPPLIVTPKQVTDIAERLRDGLEAASKKLLGGV; the protein is encoded by the coding sequence ATGCCAAGAGCAAAAAAGCCCACCAGACGAGCTCTCATCCCCAGGACGTATCTCGAAAACTTCAAGACAGCAGTTCGAGGTGAGGGAATCTACCTCTACGATCAGGAGGGAAAAAAGTACATCGACGGGTGCTCCGGTGCGTTGCTCTCCAGCATTGGGCACGGGAACAGGGAGATTGCAGATGCGGTCTACAAACAGATGACGACTCTGGAGTTCGCCCACTCATCCCGCTGGAAGACTGAGGCGTCGGAGGAAGCCGCTCGTGAACTAACCTCACTCGCACCAGGCGACCTGAACCACGCTTGGTTCGGTAGCGGAGGCAGCGAAGCCGTGGAATGCGCCATGAAACTCGCCCGTAATTACTTCATTGAACGTGACGGACCCGGAACCGCAAAATCCGTGTTCATAGCACGCTGGAACTCCTATCACGGCTCCACCCTCTCCACCATGGCACTAGGGGGCAACATGATCCGCCGTAGGCCTTATTCACCTCTCTTCAAGGAATGTCCCAAAATCGAGACCCCATACATCTACCGCAGTGAGATTCGCGACCGCTCCGAACACGAACAGGCGGTCTATTACTCCCAGCTCCTAGAGCGCGAAATTCGCCGCATAGGTAGCCAGTACGTCGCTGCCTTCATCGCCGAGCCGGTAGTTGGTTCCTCCATCAGCGCTTCTGTGCCCCCGGAGGGCTACTGGCAGATGCTGCGCGAGATATGCTCCCGCTACGATGTGCTTCTCATTGCCGACGAGATCATGTCGGGCATGGGCCGCACGGGAAAACCCTTCTGCGTCCAGCACTGGGATGTCGTTCCGGACATCATGACCTCGGCTAAGGCTCTCTCTGGGGGGTACTCCCCCGTCGGGGCCGCCATCGCCTCGGACAAGATTATCGACACTATCCTCGCAGGAAGCGGCGTTTTCGGACACGGACACACCTACAATGCCAACCCATCCACAGCTGCCGCTGTCGTCGCAACGATCCGCTACATGAAGAAGAACAACGTCTTCGACAATTGTGCGGCTCGGGGGAAGGAGTTGAACGAATATTTGAACAAAATGCTGGATATCCCGATCGTCGGGGATGTCCGGGGTAAAGGTTTGATATGGGGCATCGAGCTGGTTCAAAACAAGGAAAGCCAGGACCCCTTCGACCCAGCTAGAAAAGCCGCTGCTCTCGTCACAGCTGAATGTTTTGAGCGCGGCTTGATTGTCTACCCGAGTACAGGGCAAATTGACGGCCTTGCAGGCGATCAGTTCCTGCTAGCTCCTCCCCTCATCGTCACCCCCAAGCAGGTAACGGATATAGCAGAACGTCTGAGAGACGGCCTGGAGGCTGCTTCCAAGAAATTGCTCGGAGGCGTTTGA